From the genome of Tachypleus tridentatus isolate NWPU-2018 chromosome 6, ASM421037v1, whole genome shotgun sequence:
caaaactactcaatgggctatctgtgctcttttcaCTGCAGAAATTTGAACCCCggattttatcattataagttcataaacttatcaCAAACCTACTAGGGGAATTAattttagaagaagaaaaatagtAAGATCTTGTTTCAAAATGATTCATTGGATTATAAATATTATCCTAGCTAATTTTCGTTTGTAACATTCCTTGTCTATAAATCCTCATAACTACGCAAGTACAAATCGAAAACTGCCTTGTTGGGCACATATTCTACTCACAAATCCTATGATGGAAAATAGGGCCAGAAAGGTATGACTTCCCCTGCAGTGAAATTCAATAACCTTTACCTTGCTAGGTGAAGCGTAGCGCTGAGCTTTGTATGACGATGTGTTAGCAAGTACTCCTAGTCCTTGACTCTTAGAGCATACGTAGTTAACCTCATAACCACTGCGTTCACCTCGCACCTTCTAGGGTAGCACAAGAGAAGGTGAACAGATATAAGCAGATAGAGAATAATAAGATTGCTTCAGTTATCTTAAAATTCCAGGTGACGAGTAAATATCCTTGTTAACAAGCAACTTTATAATAAGACCTTCTAGGTTAAAATGTTGGGTAGTAAAATTACGTTTTTATTCAATAAACTTctcaaaaaatttatttcatagataaaagaaaacacaaacttataaCAAGATagtaaatagtttataaaatagcttagtttttattgtttacacAAGAAGAGGACTTACATTTCAGATTACACAAGTTGCTACAGgcgagtttttttgtttttatataacaaaatatgacgtAAATAAGAACATTATGCTATAACAATATTATCTACTGGATAAAATaccaattaaaatgtttttgttttgtttttttacagcacTTAAGTACTATAAATAACTTAACTTTTCTCTCAGGCTagcttatttgtttgaagttaaacagaaagtaacaccatgggctatctatgctctgcccactaagggTATTGAAAACCGTATTCTAGAGTCGTAAGTCCGCTCacacacaccgctgtgccacttggggactCTCTCTCTGTCTCGATAGCATTTAACTATACAATAACAAACACATTTAGTAGCAGTTTACGTAGCTTACATATATTTACCAGAATTTGTGgtgtgttttatattgtgtatttcatagaaaaaatctaatatacttaaaatattaacattaaacccAATGCACAAAAATAAACTTAGCGCTGACTTACCAGGTAACtctaaatagcttaaaatttcataaaaaggATTTCTTTTGACTGTAGTAATTAATGACTtggaaaaataactaaaatttgaGGTCTTTTGCGCCCTGAAGATCTCACTTCAATTACAGTATCCAAATGTACTGAAAATGAAAAAGCGATTCTAAGTTACACGTATATATTTGACTTGACAAACaggtaatatatacatattagatCAAACTGTTTTAAGAtatacttttgtttctcattttatgatttaaaaaccaaaaaaaaaattagatgtaTATAGAGGCAACTAGGTACATCTTAGCTTCCTTACTGGATATTGGAGCTTAAGACATTTATCCACAAACACTAAATTTCTACCTATTTAGAAACAGAAATAAGCcttagaaaagaaataaacaatgaaagaagGGCAGTGTTATAACTTGTATTGGTTTATAACAAAGCTATCGCCAAGAAAAGCCTAGAGTCGTTTGAAAATGGCTCCTTCCCTTCTtgaatgggcctggcatggccaagtggttagggcgctcgactcatgaTACataggttgcgggtttgaatcctcgtcgcaccaaacatgctcgctctctcagccgtgggggcgttataatgtgacagtcaatcccgctattcgttggtaaaagaatagtccaagagttggtgatgactatctactttccctctagtcttacggtgctaaattagggacggctagcgcagagagccctcgtgtagctttgcgcgaaattcaatacataCAAACCCTTCTAGAATTTCAACTTCATTTTGATGATCAGGAAAAATTAAATCTACTGTTGCACAAACTGCCGAatgtaactttataattttatattcatgttaGCTTTTTGTTGctaatgtgtttttttcaatGTGATAGTAACCTTTCTAAGTCATGTACTGACTCTTAGCACACTTAAGCCGACATGTGTCGTTCACTGGAGAAACGATGACTCTTGAAAAAATCGTAGCAAAGCCTGTATATAGGTaccgttttttgtttttgtttcatctcTTGCACCgatgaatgatataaaaattgcTTGTCATTCATGATGAGCTGATTTTAGCCACCATGCTTTATTTTTTGGCAAATTTCACATTTGAACCAAATAAACAAGAAAAGCTCAAAGAAGAGGACATTAACTGTAATTAATGTATTCTCTCAACCTCTTATGTTATTATTGATCTAAGTTACAATCCAGAAACACCAAATTAATAAAATCGTGTTTTAACTGTACTGCTGTGCAACGTTGTTTCAGTCTACTTTGATGACatcattacatattatacaactACATTAggtgttttctatatattttatttaataaagtgaaCACTTAATTTTCAGGAAGTTTATCAAAACTATCATGCATACATATgtatgtagttttaataatagaatGATGTTCAAGTAAGATGgctaaatatttcttattcaacTACAGATTATTCTGAATAATTCTTTTGTGATATCACAGATTATTTGCTAATGAGAAAGGTCACTGCCCTATGTTTCCGAGTGCCCTTTCATGGTATAAGGGGGTTTTCGGGCCCTTTTCAAAATGGCCGCCACCGAAAAtcgtaaaattacacaatatatatgaaatgatCATTATTTGCATCCACTTGgcctataatatttaaattgttgttattcaCTTATCTATAAAGCACAAATTGGAccaaaatatggaattttgaaattttgtgacatGGCAGAAATCCATGATGGGGGCCAAATTTTGGTGCATTTTCGCAAAATCGCTCATAACTTTTGAACCAGTTAACGTATAAAGTTGATTTTGGTGTCTAACCATATGTTTTGTTACATAAGGAATTCAATAGAACCATAATTAGAATGATTCATCCAACCCTAGCCATATTAGCAACATATTAACTGTGCACAATAAGTGCAAAGTGATTCATGCCATTTTCCGAAAAACGCCCTATTATTCCACTCTATACTCAATGCTTCGTACATTTGATTTCCAACATTTTCCTGAACTAGGTACATAACAAATGACCTTATTCAgcaatttttagaaatattttgtacaagtcTATACTGaataaacacttgttaaaaatatttatttttggtcaCATATggcacacacatatacacatcagtaaaacatataaaaataacatagtaaTCAAATAAGATATACAAGttgcaatatatacatatatagtaaaAACACTATAAACATGACGAATAATGCATTGTAAcatgtcattttaaaatatctttctttgttATAGGTGGCATAATTACCAATCGACGGTGGTTAACAAGACTCACAGACTTAAAGCTTTCCCTATTCCTAGCGGTGTCGGTGATCTAATATTGTAGTTGTAGAGACACCTTAACATCTGTCTGCATTACCATGCCCAAAGCAAAATCTAAAACTTGTGGTGGTGGCACTGACTCTGGTGATGGTCCAGCTAAAAAATAATCACGCCTGCCAGTTTGTATTATACACACTGATGGCATCAAAAATGCAGGGAACCTGACTTTGATTTCCAGCCTTTCAGATCCACAAAGAAGGTACAATGAAATTTGTAACATAAGGGACAGGCGATTGTTGCTACCAAAAGATTCACCAGAAAGGAGAGAGTCTGCATGTTCCCTCATCCCAGAAATTCTACAAGATCACCATGGGTATCACAGAAATTGCTACCAGCGATTCACTAATCATCTGGACCAGCTTCCCTTGCTTGATCCTACCAGTGTATCACAAAACACCGCACGTCAAGACTCTGTGCAAGGCACATTAGATCCTTCACACAGGGAGATCACATTCTGTTCAAGAAAGACTGTATATTCTGCAACAAAGTTAGGCGTATCAAAGTCAAGATTGCAGGAAATTGGGAACAGCAGTCCACGTCAACGTTCAAGTATGGTGGCGgtcaaactgttatttatattgCCACAAGCCGCAATGATGATAGACTTCTGACACGCATATGTGGACAAGACCTCTTTGCTTGCGAAGCCCAGTATCACCCGAATGGCAGAAAGAAGTATACATCAAACCCTGCGCTATGGAACAGCAAAGACCCTTAGAACATCAAACAACAAGCATGTCTGGAGGAGGCACACCAGAATGCCCTGCAGAAAGTTGCCGATTATGTTTCCAACACCATAATAGTGGAGCAAAATGTTGTCATGTTATCGCACCTTCGACGTTTGTATGCTACTGAATTGCAGCAAACACGCTATGACAATCCACACTACAGAGCTGAGAAACTCAAAGACAAATTACAGAAACACCCAAGATTAGGTTCCAAACTTGAGTTCACATTGGTTGAGACAGGTCGTGGCAAACTGCCATTTTATCTTGTATTCAACAGCAGCACCAAAACATCTAGTGCTATCGCCAAGGCTTACCAGCTTGCTTCACAAGATCCGATGAGAGATGTGGGCATGATCCTTCGTGGAGCTATCTTGCAGGCATATGAGCAAGCAGACGATGCTCAAGAGAAATGGCCCCCAGACCCAATGGAATTGATTGTCCAAGATGGGGTGATTCCACATATACTTCAACGGTTTCTGGGTCCGGTTTTGACAGGTAGCGAAACGGTTAAGACATCACGAGCTGAACGCATCATGCTCTCCATTGGCCAGGACATATGCCGAACCGTAACTAATGGAGAGTGAAGACGAATCTGATGAGGATGGGCCAGATATTGAGTCCTTCTCCTCAGACGACGACTTggacaatgaagtataaagaaacagtgtggtttcatgatgttttttttgtttgtccaTGTTCAAATGGTTATTCTTGTAACAATGTGAAGTTTGATTACAttgattaaagttttatgaaTACTTACTTGGTTTTTCTTTGCATGCAGTGATAttaataccatataaaatagCGATATTACCTTATAAAATAGCAGAATAAGATCGTTTGTTATGTACCTAGTtcagaaaaatgttgaaaatcaaatGTACGAAGCATTGAGTATAGAGTGGAATAATAGGGCGTTTTTCGGAAAATGGCatgaatcactttgcactcattgTGCACAGTTAATATGTTGCTAATATGACTAGGGTTGGATGAATCATTCTAATTATGGTTCTATTGGATTCCTTATGTGGCAAAACATATGGTTAGACACCAAAATCAACTTTATACGTTAACTGGTTCAAACGTTATGAGCGATTTTGCGAAAATGTACCAAAATTTGGCCGCCATCTTGGATTTCTGCCatgtcacaaaatttcaaaattccatattttggtccaatttgtgctttatacataagtgaataacaataatttaaatattataggcCAAGTGGATGCAAATAATGatcatttcatatatattgtgtaattttacgaTTTTCGGTGGCGGCCATTTTGAAAAGAGCCCGAAAACCCCCTTATACCATGAAAGCGCAACCGGAAACATATTTTAATCTTCAAAACTATCCTAAAAACTTccaaaaaaaaagttagtttcaGAGGATCATTGGGGTGTGGGGTGGGGGGGGGTGCAGGCAGACCTATTATACATGCTcgactatatgtatatataacaatttCCTTTCGAGCGTTTATCTATTGTGGTCACTACCAGATCTGTCGAAATATAATTCATTAGGTAGCACccaaagaaatatgaaatttctataaagtatttttcttaaaatgattCTTCAGTTTGTAGAAAAGTTTAAACATTCAGTGCATTCTATAGCAAATGTTccaaactttgaaatatatatatatggatgaaCTCCAAACGATTTTGAGACAAGGTTCACGTTATTGTAAAAGCTTCTTTTTTGCCATAACTTATCATCTTCAAGAAATGGAAGACGTGTATGAACATTTACTCTCTTATATAGAAACAGACACCAATGTTAGGTGATTTCTGAGCACATGAAGAACCATTCAGCCTAATAAAAGATGTACACAATATACAAAATGTTATAGTAAGAGTTGTCGTTTTTTCAGATAAGTAACAAAATGCAAAACGTAAGATACTGATTACAATTCAGCAtcttatgttttaaagaaaagaaggtaaataatattttctgtttgtcctgaatatgttaattacaatgataaaacttgaaattataCACCAATTACCAGCTGAAGACCACACCAagaacaaaaaatcagatttaacAACCACATGTTGATTTCACTACTCGTTTGTAGGATACTATTTGAAGTGTTAAAAAAGCTACCTAAGAAAAGTCAaaagtaactattaaaaataatgcaataaTACGGTAAATTAgttggtttggtattttatggcgtaaagcagctaggctatctgcgcgaaacatccggtaaaaagttaaaattaaagtaaaattagtaaagttcattaaagaaaattaatgtaaaacaaaacaaggtttaatttttgaattaaaaacataaaaagcattaaatccaatttttacatctagtttacagcggtgagagaaaaactacagtaatacaagttctaaaggactttctgtaccataactgtaattatcataattcgtcaggaagactaacaggtgagttcaaaaaccaccgttagtcacctgaagttggcctttccagtcctggtttcgagttatttgatgctacagccattttctaatttcaaatcgaactagatggactgtgattctacacactggtgcatcagttccagataaaagaaaacaatgagttaaaaaactgtgaccaatgcttagtatagttagaacaacttccacTTTCTGGTCATTACCAAAGCAAGACAGCCAGTGTCTAATAGAAGGTTTCATTTGGAAAAGATGCTCACCCCTAGTctactgccagctggcacggagcagAGCCTTGACTACAGGACTatgtccatgtatgaaacaggcacagcggtgatagtgccaacacagatagatttagctgcggtatcggcgagctcgttcccgtgaataccaacgtggcccagtttccagaaaaactggatagaagtagatgctaaagagaaatgggccagtcggttttgaatatcagcgagaacagggtatAAACTAACGAGAAtcgattccagggccaatagagaactaaacgagtcagtataaattgtgcagtttgagtactgctcagcttttatgtgatccagggcaagagaaatggcgaacagttcagcagtgaacacagaagctgtagagaggattatgcgcgcaaccaccgaaccacaacaaagcatggcagaacccacacagtcacctgatttcgaaccatctgcaTAAATAGGAGTGGAAGGATGATTCGAAAGTaaactaataaatgttttaaaagatttgtagcaaaatgtggcttattgtggcCTGAgttttacacagacaacacactggtgcattagtcccagataaaaggaaacgatgagttaaaaaaaactgtgaccaatgcgtagtctagttagaacaacttcctctttccgatccttacggaagcaagacgatCAATATCCAAGAGAGggttttgatttgaaaaagcttgttttcacgttgctcactccaagttgactgccagctagcacggagccgagcctcgaatacaggaccacataatgttaaacaactacaagaaaaaattttaaagttaagcaaaacctgcaaaattttatatatataatgattatgaTAGTTTATGACAGTAGGTCCAAGCAAGGAAAAATTTATTCTAATATgttttggttgtttgtaattaggcacaaagggttatctgtattCTGACCCTGGTTTTTAGCAGTAGAAGTCTATAAACATCCAACTGTGCCACAGGGGCCATTTCAAAATTAGTTGTATCATAGATTCGTTGCTATTTTTTTTACTATCCTTACAAAACTGTTGCCATCCAAGAAAATCACCGTTGAAGACAGTTGGACGCGAAAGAACTACCATTTTTTTAAGTAGTAAATTTTTCAGTGTTTGAAGTTCGTTATAGTCTTTTTGATTACATCTAGTGTTAATAAGCAAAGCTCGAAGTAACTCTCATGTTACCGCCAAGACGTAACCTCAATTCTCCCGAGATAAAATCTGGAGAAGGAATTGCCATGTTGCGTTTGTAGTTGTCGGATGTATTTGTTGCAGTTAAGCAAAACctgcaaaattatatatataatgattatgaTAGTTTATGACAGTGGGTCCAAGCAATTCtagaatatttttcttctaatCTACAGATCATGATAATTCTTCTGCTTTGTCGTAAACAGCAGAAAACCAATAATCAACAGATGCACAAAAAGTTCCAACAACAAATCATCTTATCTATTTTTTGAAAACTCAAACAAACATCAGTTAGTTTTCATTGAAGACATGACACAATTGGACACATTGGTTCTAAACCTTCCCACCTTATTGTAAAATATACGATGTACACAAACTTTGTAAACGCATGAAGTAGCCAATTTGTCTTACTTCGTGTTCCTGAGTCCCAGCTCCAGTTTTCTCCTTTAGTGTAAATATCTGGGTCTCCAGAGGGTTGCCGAATTTCATTGAATGTTCTGACAACGTAGACATAAGACTCTTCATTTACATAACAAATGATGTGTTGCTCTATCCATCGCATTTTACAAAGGTTTTTTCCAAGTCTGCTTCTTAATAGCAAGTGAAAGAGCAACAAAGacattttgaaagattttttGACGTTTGGGGGAATTGTCAAAGAATGAAAACAACTATGAACAAGaatcatttatatttcaaatggAATGTATGTCACAACCATGACGTATTGCTAGGTTTAGAGAGTAAAGCACGCTTCCTTCGTAATTAGTATTTGATGCAAATTTCTTAATGCATGCTCGATTTCTTTGTTTTTCGGAACTCATGGGAGTAGTAGTGTCACAAACCTGGCCTTTGTAATcttcaattttaacttttttctgtaGAGTATCGCGAATTATTTACGCAATCGTTTATCCTGTTATTTCTCAAGGTCAATTAAGTCGAGAAGTGCTTCGTGTTTTTGGTATGTTGGTATCCCAGCTAATAGAAGGTTCTTACTTAAGACTCCAGGTTTTTGTAAATATTAggaatttgagttcctaattcgtaCGAAACTATAGTTTATATGTGGATATCACAAACGTCTAATTTAAACCAATTCTGCACtcaacataccacgtgacacACAAAATTCGATATTTAAgtgcttttttaaatatttacttttaaattaaataattagataatGTGCAATACTAAAAcctaaattataatctacagtttacTACCAAAcatattaacataatttcataaaataatagtgcAATAAAATTTTACATGTGAGTCAAACGTGAATACATGGCCTTTGACCCGTGTGGATAGGTATAATAGAACAAAACTACATACACAGTAAGTAATATGCAAGAAACTTGCAATGGTGTAGATTGCTTGAAGGAAGAATCGTTTGCTTGTGCAGTTTTACGATGTGGCTTCTTTATAAGTTGATAGATTATACTTGGACTCAAATACGTCTTATTGGCACTCAATATAGTATTTTCACATCGTAAAACTGCACAAGCAAACGATTCTTCCTTCAAGCAATCTACACCATTGCAAGTTTCTTGCATACAACTCTTTTTATTCTTTATTCGTTTCAGTGGactcaaacccttgattttagcattgtaaatccttagacataccgctgtactagcgggggaccgcCAGAGGAAATACAGCACACTTAATGATATTGACACACTTAATGACCTGAGGTATTATCCAGTCAAATGTCTTAATATCTAAATGAGCTTTATGATATTAGTTACGTCCCTCGCTGGGGCTGcagtaagtctttgaatttacaacgcttaaataaggagttctattcccctcggtgaacacagcaaatagcccgatgtggctttgttataagaaacacacacaatcaTATTAGTTAGTCAGCTCACGAATTTTAATTATTCACGTAATCAATTATTAAGTGAtaattaaataacacattttcaaaTATGTAACATGGTAAGGATTTAGAATTTACAAAGATACAGTTAGAATAAAAGAGTTGTATCTAGAAAATAAATGCTTGGATATAAAAACCTGGAAAACTTTTTAAAGCTAGAGTTAGAAAACAGACACAAGCAGAGCGAATTCAAATTGATTATTATGTAATCGGCGGAAAGTAGTGTTGATTCTGTGATGCGGTTGGTAGTTATGAATAAAGCACCAGTGTGAAGTTGCCCAAATTTTGCGAATGcaatgaagatatatatttttgtgcttTAGAAACAAGGAAGAATCCTCAATGGCCacaacacttgaaattctttccggcaggattatagtaaattaatctTTGAGACGTTT
Proteins encoded in this window:
- the LOC143254621 gene encoding uncharacterized protein LOC143254621, which translates into the protein MLSHLRRLYATELQQTRYDNPHYRAEKLKDKLQKHPRLGSKLEFTLVETGRGKLPFYLVFNSSTKTSSAIAKAYQLASQDPMRDVGMILRGAILQAYEQADDAQEKWPPDPMELIVQDGVIPHILQRFLGPVLTGSETVKTSRAERIMLSIGQDICRTVTNGE